A single region of the Pararhodospirillum photometricum DSM 122 genome encodes:
- a CDS encoding glycosyltransferase family 39 protein, translated as MSSLALAGLAGAAFIARLILLVLDPLPLAPGDIALAKALASLGAVVLPASAEDALSAIVTHGSGVWPRLPGLLALTAAGWGLGRLGTRLYDARAGLLAALLFLTLPGVSLAAAQTTVASVLPLLWLLGVASLLHALQTDTLAGWLGLGVCLGVGLGLSPTTALFFPCLLLYALISPETYSLGRRRGVWLALAPGLILTAPGLAQLAPLAPTPGTALAFALSVALLLGPLTLVLALAPWSRHRTADDRRRQGYRARLLLAFSAPLLAGLVGLAALNQAPAPDLALPAGLGLALLIASALGPRARGRWIIAGVVLVHIGLGAWLLHGAAAGTLDPVRALGALSLPF; from the coding sequence ATGAGTTCCCTCGCTCTGGCGGGGCTGGCTGGCGCTGCCTTCATCGCTCGCCTGATCCTGCTTGTCCTTGATCCCCTCCCCTTGGCCCCGGGCGACATCGCCTTGGCCAAGGCCTTGGCCTCGCTGGGCGCGGTTGTCCTGCCCGCCAGCGCCGAGGACGCCTTAAGCGCCATCGTGACCCACGGCAGCGGCGTCTGGCCACGGCTGCCCGGCCTGCTGGCCCTCACCGCGGCGGGATGGGGCTTGGGCCGCCTGGGGACACGGCTCTACGATGCCCGCGCGGGCCTGCTCGCCGCCCTCCTGTTTCTCACCCTGCCCGGGGTCTCCCTGGCCGCAGCCCAGACCACCGTGGCGTCGGTCTTGCCCTTGCTGTGGCTTCTGGGGGTGGCGTCCCTGCTGCACGCCTTGCAAACCGATACCCTGGCGGGGTGGCTTGGCCTGGGGGTGTGCCTGGGCGTCGGCTTGGGCCTAAGCCCCACCACCGCGCTGTTTTTCCCCTGCCTCTTGCTGTACGCCCTGATCTCCCCGGAAACCTATTCCCTGGGGCGGCGGCGCGGGGTCTGGCTGGCGCTGGCCCCAGGCCTCATCCTGACCGCGCCGGGCTTGGCCCAGCTCGCGCCCTTGGCCCCCACCCCCGGCACCGCCCTGGCCTTTGCCCTCAGCGTGGCGCTGTTGTTGGGGCCACTGACCCTGGTCTTGGCGCTGGCGCCTTGGTCGCGCCACCGCACCGCCGACGACCGCCGCCGGCAAGGGTACAGAGCCCGCCTTCTCCTGGCCTTCAGCGCGCCGCTCCTGGCCGGACTGGTGGGACTGGCCGCCCTCAACCAAGCCCCGGCCCCGGATCTGGCCTTGCCGGCTGGCCTGGGCTTGGCGCTACTGATCGCCAGTGCCTTGGGCCCCCGCGCCCGGGGGCGGTGGATCATTGCCGGCGTGGTGCTGGTCCATATCGGCTTGGGGGCGTGGCTGCTTCATGGGGCAGCGGCGGGGACCCTTGATCCCGTGCGTGCTCTTGGAGCGCTTTCCCTTCCTTTTTGA
- the lptG gene encoding LPS export ABC transporter permease LptG gives MPLLPTLTAPTLTTYVARTYLKALAGSVLAVSALLLLFDIIEITRRAGSRQVDLDVVLTMAFDHLPMTLQSALPFVFMGGAVIVFWRLARSSELVVIRAVGMSVWQFLTPILGVVLLLGTLNVTMLNPLAARLYASYERMEATLDAGTKAPIAMSNGGLWLRETHPDGQVVVLARGVRQVDHTLVLQNLTLFRFGPDGRFRERVDARTGGLDHEALVLSEVIVSRPGDPLEVYPTLTVPSRLTLPKIQDSFSPPETVSFWDLPEFIAFFEAAGFSAHAHRLHWHALIASPLLLVAMVLMGAVFSLKPSQRSVNWLARIIGALSAGFGVFFLSKVTYTLGLSETLPIALAAWTPPLITGCVALAMLFHLEDG, from the coding sequence ATGCCCCTCCTTCCCACCCTGACCGCCCCCACCTTGACCACCTATGTGGCGCGGACCTACCTTAAAGCGTTGGCCGGGTCGGTCCTCGCGGTATCGGCTCTTCTTTTGCTGTTCGATATCATCGAAATCACGCGACGCGCCGGGTCGCGCCAAGTCGATCTCGACGTGGTCTTGACCATGGCCTTCGACCATCTGCCGATGACATTGCAAAGTGCTTTGCCCTTCGTCTTCATGGGCGGAGCGGTCATTGTCTTTTGGCGGCTGGCCCGATCCAGCGAACTGGTGGTGATCCGGGCGGTGGGGATGTCGGTTTGGCAGTTTCTGACCCCGATTCTGGGGGTGGTTTTGCTGCTGGGCACCCTCAATGTCACCATGCTCAATCCCTTGGCCGCGCGGCTCTATGCAAGTTATGAGCGCATGGAAGCCACCTTGGATGCGGGGACCAAGGCCCCCATTGCCATGTCCAATGGCGGCCTTTGGTTGCGGGAAACCCACCCGGATGGCCAAGTGGTCGTGCTGGCCCGGGGGGTCCGGCAGGTGGACCATACCCTGGTGCTTCAGAATCTGACCCTCTTTCGCTTCGGGCCCGATGGGCGGTTTCGCGAGCGTGTGGATGCCCGCACGGGGGGCCTCGACCATGAGGCCCTGGTGTTGTCCGAGGTGATCGTCTCGCGGCCGGGGGATCCCCTTGAGGTGTATCCGACCTTGACTGTCCCCTCGCGCCTGACCCTGCCCAAGATTCAAGACAGCTTTTCCCCGCCCGAGACCGTCTCTTTCTGGGATTTGCCCGAGTTTATTGCGTTTTTCGAGGCCGCGGGCTTTTCTGCCCACGCCCATCGGCTGCACTGGCACGCCTTGATTGCCTCGCCCCTCCTTCTTGTCGCCATGGTGCTGATGGGGGCCGTGTTCTCTCTCAAGCCCAGCCAACGCTCCGTCAATTGGCTGGCGCGGATTATTGGGGCTCTCAGTGCGGGGTTCGGGGTATTTTTTCTCTCCAAGGTGACTTATACCCTGGGGTTGTCTGAGACCTTGCCTATTGCCTTGGCCGCCTGGACCCCGCCGCTGATCACCGGCTGCGTTGCTTTGGCGATGTTGTTCCACTTGGAGGATGGATGA
- a CDS encoding tetratricopeptide repeat protein has translation MVKPPMTPVDPNQEALFREIDEDLRHERLASLWARYGGHVLAGVVLLVGGVAAGQGWQAWQARERAAAAAAYEAADSQLAAGDRAGAEAALTAIAQDRRGGVVPLAILRRAALLAQDGKTAEAVALYQGLAADHGVDPVFRDTARVLAVSHGLDLLDATTVDSLLAPLRGGAGPWRPLAEELAALVALKKDDRDTAVTLLSGLAADRLASQGLRQRAAGMLEALGAPVPEALPGAGDGGAR, from the coding sequence GTGGTCAAGCCTCCGATGACACCTGTGGACCCCAACCAGGAAGCGCTCTTCCGGGAGATCGACGAGGATTTGCGCCACGAAAGGTTGGCCTCTCTCTGGGCACGCTACGGCGGCCATGTCCTGGCCGGCGTGGTGCTGCTGGTGGGCGGGGTTGCCGCCGGCCAGGGATGGCAGGCGTGGCAAGCCCGGGAGCGGGCAGCAGCGGCGGCCGCCTATGAGGCCGCGGACAGCCAGTTGGCGGCGGGCGATCGGGCCGGCGCCGAGGCCGCCTTGACGGCCATTGCCCAGGATCGGCGTGGCGGCGTGGTGCCCCTTGCCATCTTGCGGCGCGCGGCCTTGCTGGCCCAAGACGGCAAAACCGCCGAGGCCGTGGCTCTGTACCAGGGCTTGGCCGCCGATCATGGGGTGGATCCCGTGTTTCGCGATACGGCACGGGTGCTCGCGGTCTCGCACGGCCTCGACCTGCTCGATGCGACCACCGTCGATTCCTTGCTGGCCCCCTTGCGCGGCGGGGCCGGACCCTGGCGGCCCTTGGCCGAGGAACTGGCGGCACTCGTCGCTCTCAAGAAAGACGACCGGGACACGGCGGTGACCTTGCTGTCGGGGCTGGCGGCGGATCGTCTGGCCTCCCAAGGTCTGCGCCAGCGCGCGGCCGGGATGCTCGAAGCCCTGGGGGCCCCGGTACCCGAGGCGTTGCCGGGGGCCGGCGACGGAGGAGCCCGATGA
- a CDS encoding tetratricopeptide repeat protein — protein sequence MSSFSKKSCDGEPVFAEGFFALGNGFAMEGRRLEARDAYRRALDLYPEFAAASCNLGRILRDLGDPASAVDACRHALALRPDLSEAAQTLGAALLDLGQYNEAITVFQSALVNNPENLDLLCNLATALLRADRIEEAQENYNKILNNNPNEYLSWFNLGTLYQRQNKLDNAESAYLQSIHHFPEFYLAIYNLATIYQGQGRIDEAISLYRNLTETAPHMADAHYNLGILYHDRGHLDEAADAYKAAARCHPAHIDALTNFGTVLQTQRRHEEAVAVYREALSQAPEAMEVRVNLGAALTDLGQFEEASQVLGEATRRAPVPEAYWNLALLQLSKGDFLSGWEGYEWRWKTKDYEGDRRTVNQPQWSGEAGGGRTILLYAEQGLGDTIQFCRYIPYVIKRGWQIILEVQSPLFELMKSFANVTVIRQGENEPSYDMHCSLMSLPRAFKTTIETIPSQVPYLRAPSDRVSQARARLGEGVKVGMVWAGNPAHRNDRERSILLENLFSLLNVPKIKFFSLQKEIRPIDKDAFAHLPIIDLSPYLKNFSETAAFIESLDLIISVDTSVAHLAGALGRPTWVLLPSVPDWRWLLEREDSPWYPTMRLFRQKNRENWGDVVARLVSELSFFRVC from the coding sequence ATGTCTTCTTTTTCAAAAAAATCGTGTGATGGCGAACCTGTTTTTGCTGAGGGTTTTTTTGCCCTAGGGAATGGCTTTGCCATGGAGGGACGCCGACTTGAGGCGCGCGATGCGTATCGTCGGGCTCTCGATCTATACCCGGAGTTCGCTGCCGCATCATGCAATCTGGGTCGTATCTTACGCGATCTTGGCGATCCGGCTAGCGCTGTCGATGCCTGTCGCCATGCACTTGCTTTGCGCCCTGACCTTTCGGAAGCTGCCCAGACCCTGGGAGCAGCCTTACTTGATCTGGGACAATACAACGAGGCCATAACAGTTTTTCAAAGTGCTCTTGTTAATAATCCAGAAAATTTAGATCTCTTATGTAATTTGGCAACGGCTTTGTTGCGAGCCGATCGGATAGAAGAGGCTCAGGAAAATTACAATAAAATTCTTAATAATAACCCAAATGAATATTTATCTTGGTTTAACCTAGGAACTCTATACCAGAGGCAGAACAAATTAGATAATGCTGAGAGTGCTTATCTTCAGTCAATACATCATTTTCCTGAATTTTATCTGGCGATTTATAATTTAGCAACTATTTATCAAGGGCAAGGGCGTATTGATGAAGCCATATCTCTCTATCGTAATTTAACGGAAACTGCCCCGCATATGGCTGATGCTCATTACAATTTGGGCATTCTGTATCATGATCGCGGCCATCTCGACGAAGCGGCAGATGCCTATAAAGCGGCAGCTCGCTGCCATCCAGCCCATATTGATGCTCTGACAAACTTTGGGACTGTTTTGCAGACGCAGCGCCGCCATGAAGAAGCGGTTGCGGTCTATCGCGAAGCTTTGTCCCAAGCGCCGGAAGCGATGGAGGTTAGGGTCAATCTAGGGGCAGCGCTCACTGACCTAGGACAGTTTGAAGAGGCTTCCCAGGTCCTTGGCGAAGCCACCAGAAGAGCTCCAGTCCCCGAAGCCTACTGGAACCTAGCTCTGCTTCAGCTCTCCAAGGGGGATTTTTTGTCTGGATGGGAGGGGTATGAGTGGCGCTGGAAAACTAAAGACTATGAAGGAGACCGGCGTACTGTAAACCAGCCACAATGGAGCGGTGAAGCAGGAGGCGGGCGTACAATTTTATTATATGCCGAACAAGGATTGGGAGATACGATTCAGTTTTGTCGTTATATACCTTATGTTATTAAGCGAGGCTGGCAGATTATTCTCGAAGTCCAAAGTCCTTTATTTGAATTAATGAAAAGCTTTGCTAATGTGACCGTTATTCGCCAGGGCGAAAACGAGCCTTCCTACGATATGCATTGCTCTCTTATGAGTCTCCCACGCGCTTTTAAAACAACTATAGAAACAATTCCTTCTCAGGTGCCATATCTCCGTGCCCCCTCTGATCGGGTTTCCCAAGCCCGGGCCCGTTTAGGTGAGGGGGTCAAGGTGGGTATGGTGTGGGCAGGAAATCCGGCGCACCGCAATGATCGTGAACGCTCCATTCTTTTGGAGAACCTCTTTTCACTTCTAAATGTTCCAAAAATAAAATTTTTCAGCCTTCAAAAGGAAATAAGACCTATAGATAAAGATGCATTCGCTCATCTCCCCATCATTGATCTAAGTCCTTATCTTAAAAATTTTTCTGAAACAGCTGCATTTATTGAATCTCTTGACTTAATTATTAGCGTTGACACGTCAGTAGCTCACTTGGCAGGGGCTTTAGGACGCCCAACGTGGGTGCTTTTGCCCTCAGTTCCTGATTGGCGTTGGCTTCTGGAACGAGAGGATAGTCCTTGGTATCCGACAATGCGTCTATTCCGCCAGAAAAACCGGGAGAACTGGGGTGATGTGGTTGCTCGCTTAGTTTCAGAACTTTCCTTTTTTAGGGTCTGTTAA
- a CDS encoding head decoration protein, whose translation MTTLTETLHAGAFLVSEGNGSISRERITVVSGQDLQAGAVLGKVTASGKYAAYDNGASDGTQAAAGILFASVDASGGDAHGVAVVRLAEVAKAALVFGSGQDATAKTAAYADLAALTIIAR comes from the coding sequence ATGACAACTCTCACTGAAACCCTGCATGCCGGCGCGTTCCTCGTCTCCGAGGGCAATGGCTCCATTTCCCGTGAGCGCATTACTGTCGTATCCGGCCAGGATCTCCAGGCCGGCGCTGTGCTGGGTAAGGTCACGGCCTCGGGCAAATACGCCGCTTACGACAACGGCGCTTCCGATGGCACCCAAGCCGCTGCTGGCATTTTGTTTGCCTCTGTGGACGCTTCGGGCGGGGATGCTCACGGGGTGGCTGTCGTGCGCCTCGCTGAGGTTGCCAAGGCGGCCCTCGTCTTTGGCTCAGGCCAGGACGCCACGGCCAAAACGGCGGCCTACGCCGACCTGGCCGCCCTCACCATTATCGCCCGCTGA
- a CDS encoding helix-turn-helix domain-containing protein, with the protein MIKKGFLSAEERQGLLVQVRRPSGVHGPARRAHVILLLDDGLSVPEVARLMYLDDDTVYQWHRRWIDGGPARLSEFGWKGSSPRLSLEDEVALVDVLKSRLFTTTVEVTALVEERFAVRYSRSGMIKLLHRLGFEYRKPKALPRLPPVETQEAFVAAYESMLNGLDAKDQVVFGDAVHPEHQTRPASG; encoded by the coding sequence ATGATCAAAAAGGGCTTCTTGAGCGCGGAAGAACGACAAGGGTTGCTGGTTCAGGTTCGGCGTCCGTCTGGGGTGCACGGGCCGGCACGGCGTGCCCATGTGATTTTGTTGCTCGACGACGGCCTGTCTGTGCCGGAAGTGGCGCGGCTCATGTATTTGGATGATGACACGGTCTACCAATGGCATCGGCGTTGGATCGACGGGGGACCGGCGCGGTTGTCCGAGTTTGGCTGGAAGGGGTCGTCGCCTCGACTGTCCTTGGAAGACGAGGTGGCGCTGGTCGATGTGCTGAAGAGCCGGCTGTTCACGACCACGGTGGAGGTGACCGCCCTAGTCGAGGAGCGGTTTGCCGTGCGTTACAGCCGATCTGGGATGATCAAGCTGCTCCACCGGCTGGGCTTTGAATATCGCAAGCCCAAGGCTTTGCCGCGGCTGCCCCCGGTCGAGACGCAAGAGGCGTTCGTGGCGGCTTACGAGAGCATGCTCAACGGGTTGGACGCCAAGGACCAAGTGGTGTTCGGCGATGCCGTCCATCCCGAACACCAGACCCGTCCGGCGTCTGGCTGA
- a CDS encoding DegT/DnrJ/EryC1/StrS family aminotransferase, whose protein sequence is MKSWTGLGFKTVEFEEAWNKYTGHNHSHFLSSATAGLHLSNKNFQRSLWVGRWDEVISTPLHLFNQSCYSL, encoded by the coding sequence TTGAAAAGCTGGACAGGTCTTGGATTTAAGACTGTAGAATTTGAAGAAGCTTGGAATAAGTATACCGGTCACAACCATTCTCATTTCCTGTCATCTGCCACAGCAGGGCTTCATCTATCTAATAAAAATTTTCAAAGAAGTTTATGGGTAGGAAGATGGGATGAAGTTATCTCTACTCCATTACATTTGTTCAACCAATCATGCTATTCGCTATGA
- a CDS encoding IS630 family transposase, producing MAVSRTTGRQRLNLHGALNLETGACHMVEAEVVNAETTIALLSRLLTAYPEAGTIHVILDNARYHHAKIVGERLKTDGRRLNLIFLPPYAPNLNAIERLWAVLHQTVTHNKFYQSFNDFIKAIRTFVRDTLPTQWDRIRDVVSDTFHIINRDDFRVLA from the coding sequence GTGGCGGTGTCCCGCACCACCGGCCGGCAAAGGCTCAACCTGCACGGGGCACTCAATCTGGAGACCGGCGCCTGCCACATGGTTGAAGCCGAGGTGGTGAACGCCGAAACCACCATCGCGCTGTTGTCCCGCTTGCTAACCGCCTATCCGGAGGCCGGGACGATCCACGTCATTCTTGATAACGCCCGATACCATCACGCGAAAATCGTCGGGGAACGGCTGAAAACCGACGGACGAAGGCTCAATCTGATCTTTCTGCCGCCGTATGCTCCCAACCTTAACGCCATCGAACGGCTGTGGGCGGTCTTGCACCAAACCGTGACCCATAACAAATTCTACCAATCTTTCAACGACTTCATCAAAGCCATCCGAACCTTCGTCCGGGATACCCTGCCGACTCAATGGGACCGGATCAGGGACGTCGTCTCCGATACGTTCCATATTATCAACAGGGACGATTTCCGGGTTTTGGCGTAG
- a CDS encoding PQQ-binding-like beta-propeller repeat protein — protein MNPRILRFGTFSLMALALAGCSDWFGSSWFGGNEEPPLPGNRVTVLAQDRGLSRAPRGDEPVQLPAPEANDAWPQSGGYSHHAMQHMQVGEALHRVWSVAIGGGSTTRDRLLNGPVVGDGRIFTLDRHASVRAFDARTGQALWEKDLPDRKRDEEDGALLGGGLAYDQGKVFVTTGFAKVVALEAQSGKELWRVAVDAPLRAAPAVNSGRVVVVTIDNQALALSASDGRKLWTHSGVPETASLLGAPTPAIDQGLVVVSYSSGEVFALRLDSGTEVWADSVTAMRRTDAVGTLFDIRANPVIDGNRLFVIGNSGLMVGMDLRSGNRAWQLRVAGTQQPWLAGEVLFLITEDAELAALNARSGKVLWITPLPRWKKPGSVGDPLLWTGPVLASDRLIVGSSDGYAYSVSPYTGQVLGRIDLPDAMASAPIVAGGTLYFLTTGGDLVAYR, from the coding sequence ATGAACCCGCGGATCCTCCGTTTCGGGACTTTTAGCCTGATGGCCTTGGCGTTGGCCGGCTGTAGCGATTGGTTTGGTTCCTCATGGTTCGGAGGGAACGAGGAGCCCCCCCTGCCCGGCAACCGGGTCACGGTGCTGGCCCAGGACCGTGGTCTGTCCCGCGCGCCGCGCGGCGACGAGCCGGTCCAACTGCCGGCCCCCGAGGCCAATGACGCTTGGCCGCAAAGTGGGGGCTACTCCCATCACGCCATGCAGCATATGCAGGTTGGCGAAGCCTTGCACCGGGTGTGGTCGGTTGCCATTGGCGGCGGTTCCACCACGCGGGACCGCTTGCTGAACGGTCCGGTTGTTGGTGACGGTCGCATCTTCACACTCGACCGTCACGCCAGCGTTCGTGCCTTCGATGCCCGCACGGGGCAAGCGCTGTGGGAAAAGGATCTGCCCGACCGCAAGCGCGATGAAGAAGATGGGGCGCTGCTGGGCGGCGGGCTGGCCTATGATCAGGGCAAGGTGTTTGTCACCACCGGCTTTGCCAAGGTCGTGGCCCTTGAGGCCCAAAGCGGCAAGGAACTGTGGCGGGTCGCGGTGGACGCGCCCTTGCGGGCGGCGCCGGCGGTGAATTCGGGGCGGGTGGTGGTGGTCACCATTGATAACCAGGCCCTGGCCCTGTCGGCGTCGGACGGACGCAAGCTTTGGACCCATTCCGGGGTGCCGGAAACAGCCAGCTTGCTCGGGGCGCCCACGCCGGCCATCGACCAGGGATTGGTGGTGGTCAGCTATAGTTCAGGCGAAGTTTTTGCCCTGCGCCTTGACAGTGGTACCGAAGTGTGGGCCGATTCGGTCACCGCGATGCGTCGGACCGACGCGGTGGGGACCTTGTTCGATATCCGGGCCAACCCGGTGATCGACGGCAACCGCCTGTTCGTCATCGGCAACAGCGGCCTGATGGTGGGCATGGATCTGCGCTCGGGGAACCGGGCGTGGCAACTGCGGGTCGCCGGCACGCAACAGCCCTGGCTCGCCGGCGAGGTCCTGTTCTTGATCACCGAAGACGCTGAACTGGCCGCGCTCAACGCCCGCTCGGGGAAGGTCCTGTGGATCACCCCCTTGCCGCGCTGGAAGAAGCCGGGCAGTGTGGGCGATCCCTTGCTGTGGACCGGTCCGGTGCTGGCGTCCGATCGGCTGATCGTCGGCTCGTCGGATGGCTACGCCTATTCAGTATCACCCTACACCGGCCAAGTTCTCGGCCGCATCGACCTTCCCGACGCCATGGCCTCGGCGCCGATCGTGGCGGGAGGAACACTCTATTTTCTGACCACGGGGGGTGACCTCGTGGCTTATCGCTGA
- a CDS encoding ISL3 family transposase — translation MEALNGIFQAARVRARGYRNIHTFTTMIYLIAAPLGGIIKST, via the coding sequence ATGGAGGCCCTCAACGGCATCTTCCAGGCAGCACGCGTAAGGGCGCGCGGCTACCGCAATATCCACACCTTCACCACCATGATCTACCTCATCGCCGCACCCCTCGGCGGCATCATCAAATCCACTTGA
- a CDS encoding cache domain-containing protein gives MKKPVLCAVVGLACLAGPALAQDPGHATREDAVAIVQKAVSAAKAEGKEVVYSAITAKDPRFLDRDLYIFVWDMSANTLAHGSNPKMVGKNLADATDTDGKAFAQERLTLAKTNASFWTDYKWSNPQTKKIEEKSTYCEVYEENLLCAGIYKQ, from the coding sequence GTGAAGAAACCTGTTCTTTGTGCCGTGGTGGGCTTGGCCTGTCTGGCGGGACCGGCTTTGGCCCAAGATCCTGGCCACGCGACCCGCGAAGATGCGGTGGCGATCGTGCAAAAGGCGGTGTCGGCGGCCAAGGCCGAGGGAAAAGAGGTGGTCTACAGCGCGATCACGGCCAAGGATCCGCGCTTTCTTGACCGCGACCTTTATATTTTTGTCTGGGACATGAGTGCCAACACCCTGGCCCATGGCTCGAACCCCAAGATGGTCGGCAAGAACCTAGCCGACGCCACGGATACAGATGGCAAGGCTTTCGCCCAGGAACGCCTGACCCTGGCCAAGACCAACGCCTCATTCTGGACTGACTACAAGTGGTCAAACCCCCAGACCAAAAAAATCGAGGAAAAATCGACATATTGCGAGGTTTACGAGGAAAACCTGCTGTGTGCCGGTATCTATAAACAGTAA
- a CDS encoding helix-turn-helix domain-containing protein yields MAVATRLEAMGLQTLRDWVGPSMTKAPCNPSILNEAQRQALAERVEAGPVPAIHGIVRWRLVDLAQGLCEEFRVSISKQTLSRELRAMGFRKLSARPRHHAQDAEAPETFKKTSPPAWTRSRPMKRQASP; encoded by the coding sequence ATGGCGGTTGCAACTCGGCTCGAAGCCATGGGATTGCAGACTTTGCGGGACTGGGTTGGGCCATCAATGACCAAGGCCCCTTGCAATCCCTCCATCCTCAACGAAGCCCAACGCCAAGCCTTGGCCGAGAGGGTGGAAGCAGGTCCAGTCCCGGCCATCCATGGCATCGTCCGCTGGCGGTTGGTCGATTTGGCGCAAGGACTGTGTGAGGAATTCCGCGTGTCGATCAGCAAACAGACGCTCAGCCGGGAGCTGCGTGCCATGGGATTCCGCAAGTTATCAGCACGCCCTCGCCATCATGCCCAGGACGCCGAGGCACCGGAGACATTCAAAAAAACTTCCCCGCCCGCCTGGACAAGATCGCGGCCCATGAAGCGGCAGGCAAGCCCATAG
- a CDS encoding methyl-accepting chemotaxis protein, producing the protein MNVFFRWIDNLGIRSKVSFTPFLLSVTLSVFVAYGTWVFTENSEAVQGLMGYQERVDAMTDFLLESSATRGELYRLTSFAAASTDAGAVARETTKVKQRIDALEAQGRAMGQAARDGGVEPPVVEAGLDGIKAFAKKALDIIDLVETDPAMALTLMAQTEKAYLDAQTRLEAIHARIDSLNHAQGKGLQSSLLSTRGLFLGLGALALGLGFLLSVIVSWRISTPLRALTQVLDRLARQDYDVTVPCQAQKDETGIMARALQVLHQSLRDAERLSAEKTAAQAAQQERARRIDSLAGSFESTVARVLESVGGAARDLTLTARDMAAVADEANAKAQTVARAANTASTNVQTAASAAEEMSASIREISAQVSHSTQIAGHAVTEARQTNTIVQGLAAAAQKIGDVLGLITQIAGQTNLLALNATIEAARAGDAGKGFAVVAGEVKSLAGQTARATDEIAAQITAIQDSTAHAVEAIGRIGEVITQINDISTGIAASIQQQGEATTEISHGVQHAATGTLEVSRTISQVTETAATTGHAAEKVMGAADGLSHQAETLRHEVERFIFALKNA; encoded by the coding sequence GTGAACGTTTTCTTTCGATGGATTGACAACCTTGGGATCCGATCCAAGGTTTCGTTCACGCCGTTTCTTCTCTCCGTTACCCTGAGTGTCTTTGTTGCCTACGGCACATGGGTTTTTACCGAGAATAGCGAGGCGGTCCAGGGGCTGATGGGGTACCAGGAGCGCGTCGATGCCATGACCGATTTCCTTTTGGAAAGCTCGGCCACCCGGGGCGAGCTTTACCGCCTCACCTCGTTCGCAGCCGCCAGCACCGATGCCGGGGCCGTTGCCCGCGAGACCACCAAAGTCAAACAGAGGATTGACGCCCTGGAGGCGCAGGGCAGGGCCATGGGCCAAGCCGCCCGTGACGGGGGCGTTGAACCCCCTGTGGTCGAGGCCGGGCTCGACGGGATCAAGGCTTTCGCCAAAAAAGCCCTCGACATCATCGATCTCGTTGAGACCGATCCCGCCATGGCCCTCACGCTGATGGCGCAAACCGAAAAAGCCTACCTCGACGCCCAAACCCGACTGGAGGCGATCCATGCCCGGATCGACAGCCTCAACCATGCGCAGGGCAAAGGGCTCCAGTCCTCTCTCTTGTCCACCCGCGGTCTGTTTCTCGGACTAGGAGCCCTGGCCTTGGGCCTGGGATTCTTGCTGAGCGTTATCGTCTCGTGGCGTATTTCCACGCCGCTGCGGGCCTTGACCCAGGTGTTGGACCGTCTCGCCCGCCAGGACTATGACGTGACGGTCCCGTGTCAGGCCCAGAAAGACGAAACCGGGATCATGGCCCGCGCCCTTCAAGTGTTACACCAGAGTCTGCGCGATGCCGAGCGCCTTTCCGCCGAAAAAACCGCCGCCCAGGCCGCCCAGCAAGAACGCGCCCGGCGCATCGATAGCCTTGCCGGGTCTTTTGAGAGCACCGTGGCGCGGGTCCTCGAGAGCGTGGGAGGAGCGGCACGCGACCTCACCCTGACCGCCCGCGACATGGCCGCCGTCGCCGACGAGGCCAACGCCAAGGCCCAAACCGTGGCCCGGGCCGCCAATACCGCCAGCACCAACGTCCAGACCGCGGCCTCGGCCGCCGAGGAAATGAGCGCCTCCATTCGTGAGATCAGCGCCCAGGTCAGCCACTCGACCCAGATCGCCGGCCACGCCGTGACCGAGGCCCGCCAGACCAACACCATCGTGCAGGGCTTGGCCGCGGCCGCCCAAAAAATCGGCGACGTGCTCGGGCTTATTACCCAAATCGCGGGGCAAACCAATCTGTTGGCGCTGAACGCCACCATCGAGGCCGCCCGCGCCGGGGATGCGGGCAAGGGATTTGCCGTGGTGGCCGGAGAGGTCAAGTCGCTGGCCGGTCAAACCGCCCGCGCCACCGACGAAATTGCCGCGCAGATCACCGCCATTCAAGACAGCACCGCCCATGCCGTTGAGGCCATTGGCCGCATTGGCGAGGTCATTACCCAAATCAACGACATTTCAACGGGGATTGCCGCGTCGATCCAACAGCAAGGCGAAGCCACCACCGAAATATCGCATGGGGTGCAGCACGCCGCCACCGGCACTCTCGAGGTGTCGCGGACCATTTCCCAGGTGACGGAAACGGCCGCCACCACCGGGCACGCCGCCGAAAAGGTCATGGGCGCCGCCGATGGCTTGTCCCACCAAGCCGAGACCCTCCGGCACGAGGTCGAACGTTTTATCTTTGCCCTGAAAAACGCCTGA